A single genomic interval of Pyrus communis chromosome 7, drPyrComm1.1, whole genome shotgun sequence harbors:
- the LOC137738953 gene encoding mitogen-activated protein kinase kinase kinase 20-like — protein MVKRKAEEEIRKMWNHGERWLRGALIGKVMAVKSAELFASESIQHEAEVLFEIKACCPFIIERFGKETTTTTDKGDKVYKLLLEYAAGGTLDGLIQRSNGHGLPEAHVKTYTRCILEGLIHIPKCGYIHCDRKPENILLAPTYSTTTSSFVAKIADFGLSKRSKEKYSGWRGTPRYLSPEALKVMKQDQSSDIWSLDCIVFEMLVGKSSWELKPGCSDRVDILDVTMLDHPRTSRIRAEISYVAGDFLEICLAMRPEKRLTAKELLSHPFVVQPQPIKPALGQAYGICFLKPSAKYHASVAIASRIQPTLGFGIRSGV, from the exons ATGGTGAAAAGAAAAGCGGAAGAAGAAATTCGGAAAATGTGGAATCATGGAGAGCGCTGGTTGAGAGGAGCCTTGATTGGAAAAG TGATGGCCGTGAAATCGGCCGAGCTCTTTGCTTCAGAGTCCATTCAGCATGAGGCAGAGGTTCTCTTTGAGAttaaggcctg CTGCCCTTTTATTATCGAGCGCTTTGGCAAAGAGACCACGACAACCACCGACAAGGGTGACAAGGTGTACAAATTGCTGTTAGAATATGCCGCTGGAGGAACCCTTGATGGTCTCATCCAAAGATCCAACGGTCATGGATTACCTGAAGCTCATGTTAAAACGTACACAAGGTGCATTCTGGAAGGGCTTATACATATTCCCAAGTGTGGTTATATTCACTGCGATCGGAAGCCCGAGAATATTCtcttg gctccaacataTTCCACTACAACTTCTAGTTTTGTAGCGAAGATTGCAGATTTTGGATTGTCTAAGAGAAGCAAGGAGAAATACAGTGGATGGAGAGGCACTCCTAGGTATCTATCCCCAGAAGCTTTAAAAGTTATGAAGCAAGATCAGTCCTCTGATATATGGTCTCTTGATTGTATAGTGTTTGAGATGCTAGTGGGCAAGTCATCCTGGGAGTTGAAGCCAGGTTGTAGTGACCGTGTCGATATCCTCGATGTGACAATGTTGGATCATCCGCGTACTTCAAGAATTCGTGCTGAAATCTCATATGTGGCCGGGGATTTTCTAGAGATTTGCCTTGCCATGAGACCTGAGAAAAGATTAACTGCTAAGGAGCTCCTGTCTCATCCGTTCGTAGTGCAGCCGCAACCAATAAAACCAGCCTTAGGTCAAGCATATGGCATCTGTTTCTTAAAACCAAGTGCAAAATACCACGCAAGCGTTGCGATTGCTTCTAGAATTCAGCCTACCCTGGGTTTCGGTATACGATCTGGGGTGTAG